A portion of the Punica granatum isolate Tunisia-2019 chromosome 7, ASM765513v2, whole genome shotgun sequence genome contains these proteins:
- the LOC116215552 gene encoding uncharacterized protein LOC116215552 isoform X1, whose translation MGSEIEHLPKELGELTNLVLLDLSKCSKLKVIEPGVLERLTKLEDLYLEKSFNRWESEEDATPHNASLAELTNLPRLRTLYVHAVNPMLLHQDLPFGTLEIYRILVGGKWDWSGSYEELRTMKLEVVRSDVLSQQWLQLTLQNVQDLHLYGISEGTSLSIHELCVEGFMQLKHLRVESSTAIQYIVSSAKWLAHDAFAMLESLLLQHLDNLEKICHGPVTPTSFGKLKVIKVEKCGKLRNIFSLSLVKRLSQLEEIEVNECMMMQEVVLDESKDDDDDQVELPSLRHLTLRNLPEMTTFFTRSQHSLSSICIPSVFLNGQQVRLPKLEILKIVELPRLTELLSQMGFRNLKSLIVEKCRQLSKVIDSNLLMVLQSLELLRIVERGHVGILPQLSKIKLRGLSKLNCIWSKCPQGVAAFQNLASLKGMEAIVMDEDHGNMESVLSCNIKEFPSLKVLGISYCRKLKEFYSIKGVSRRNGVAEFSNPTFRFPLCCGETEKDHHQVAVNSTKTVFFNRMVLLPRLMEMTLQAVGDFEKIWDNNELPETETSSNFGELETVRVDGCNKLRTVFPLISTEKRWQNLKKVDIRFCDFLVSVFEVDGNGQEYSDKKVKCTTAIMLFELQKLNLAVLPKLKCVVFDEKVSKTKTVVGFPNLTELTVWECECLTDLIPLTTVTTLLKLETLRILGPVGMREVVSQGDGEADQMDKIIIPRLRSLRLSSLESLECFFCGSSPLFLFPSLKDLVITGCYKMKGFISEPPNGRPQLQDGDAASQRLFNEKLFLPNLEELQISGIKLRALWKNQLFPGAFCKLKLLKVEGCTKLLSIVPSFMRKRLRNLEYLKVDDCSSSECIYEGLDAGDSSTSAGMNSRTYPEDEECMEKLQELHVFNCPQIRYLIGSRDGKCRHAAPRIVVLPRLTTLELEKLPALCKFWQGSSYTLELPSLNKLSVRECGGLEEAVSDAVDILQQDLDDQIDITIQQKRLPFWVEITAAIPDLLILESTDWNNELIEHILSIRQSHPEGLHGLRILAVERFVVGSAIYASSLLFKLRKLEELELVDASLEVLFPCEVAPSALINKDSSGNVVAAPLRRLKLVRCPELFNIWKGDRVTFSKHLEILQVCECAKLISLLPPSTTFQNLTSLRVLKCHRLKALLTVSTVKSLPQLAEMSVVECDALTEIVACGESGDSGGQEEIAFSRLEVLKLDYLMNIKHFCSGSHALRLPSLTELTMVGCPVIKIFCQGDISTPKLQDIVRWNSARGSGYSYKLYSDLNTTMKESFYEKTQLSSIHSLKISESIEWKEIWLCSGLPSGSIEFLRSLTIEDCGFLTVAAVPTDKSLQLIWLQKLEIRNCGAVEEVFEPLRTDDAQARFYWLEELHLRDLPMLKLIFPKGFHRTCSFMELHILQVHNCSCLLNILTPNMVRYLASLLKIEIKDCTMLEEIIIKEKEDEEILGSIIRFSNENSGLQNLVLDGLAALKSFYPGDYRLEFPYLVKMTIKNCPEMVRFAHPTASIREDDVASSTRDVIDQQITSQPAFFSEVSFPDLRTLTLSQMDKLFAIWRHDKLSWKSFRELREIEVERCCSLRYVVTPILVRYLPELERIKIKDSEMLEAIIGKENEEEGGADYLIKLPKLNYILMDSLLKLLSFYPGDSLLECPSLKGMIIKNCPQMRAFTCPVLMYAEGCRDQLGEGDIKIPTQPFFSEKVFFPELKQLTLSRLDNLSTIWHNEFYEDSFCQLEEILVFQCGMLLKVFQPITAQRFMCLETLTVAECDSLEVVFDLVGLAAMVHNDDEIHEDKEQGEASRVASLGKLEISRLPKLRSLWNVDKEGIVSFENLKEAHVRECPKLVNLFPASIARGFTRLESLNIEECGLEWVVAKGEEAIGRFVFEEAAFLKLWKLPKLEGFYPREHTSEWPMLKQLVVHGCNKVEAFASGYGSLHQTSAEGREVAAKPPLFLVDKDAFPNLLSLSIEAVEEIWPHQFSGEIFPKLKNLKINNSKDLAADLPARFLHGLQNLGKLVLSKCHFKDIESHEGSPVKGITGQLVNQVPNNGALPHLGVLQVSECSGLTNLDQLPLSFQSLTILKVSACNELLCLMASATAKSLIRLTHMTIENCRVMEEVVANEGYVVANDEITFGQLQKLTLSSLSELASFSRGNFNVKFPSLWQVSLSECPKMDLFFHGTLSTPMLAIVQISGKAIFIHDHNLNAAMLERSQATCGQLEKLSEVEQHHENSWAGTLSDSELSYLI comes from the exons ATGGGTTCTGAGATTGAGCATTTGCCAAAAGAGCTAGGAGAACTAACCAATCTGGTACTATTGGATTTGAGCAAATGCTCCAAGCTAAAAGTGATAGAACCAGGGGTACTGGAAAGACTGACCAAACTGGAGGATTTGTATCTCGAAAAAAGTTTCAACCGGTGGGAGAGTGAAGAAGATGCAACGccacacaatgctagccttgcTGAGTTGACCAACTTGCCTCGGCTAAGGACACTATATGTGCATGCTGTCAATCCCATGTTGCTCCACCAGGACCTGCCGTTCGGAACATTGGAAATATATCGAATCCTTGTTGGTGGTAAATGGGATTGGTCAGGCAGCTATGAAGAGCTACGAACGATGAAGCTTGAGGTGGTGAGATCAGATGTTCTGTCTCAACAATGGCTTCAGCTTACGCTGCAGAATGTTCAAGATCTTCACCTGTATGGCATATCGGAAGGTACTAGTCTGAGCATTCACGAGCTGTGTGTAGAAGGTTTTATGCAACTAAAGCACCTTCGTGTTGAAAGTAGCACTGCCATCCAGTATATAGTCTCCTCAGCAAAGTGGTTAGCTCATGATGCTTTTGCAATGTTGGAGTCCTTATTGCTTCAGCACCTGGACAATTTGGAGAAGATCTGTCATGGCCCTGTCACACCCACTTCTTTTGGTAAACTGAAAGTGATAAAAGTCGAAAAGTGTGGGAAGTTGAGAaacattttctctctttccttgGTGAAACGCCTTTCACAGCTCGAAGAGATTGAAGTAAATGAATGCATGATGATGCAAGAGGTTGTTTTAGATGAGAgcaaagatgatgatgatgatcaaGTCGAGTTGCCAAGCCTACGTCATTTGACATTGAGAAACTTACCAGAGATGACCACATTCTTCACCAGATCTCAACATTCATTGAGCAGCATCTGCATCCCAAGTGTTTTCTTGAACGGCCAACAG GTTAGGTTGCCTAAGTTggagattttgaaaattgttgaACTTCCCAGATTGACAGAGTTATTATCACAAATGGGGTTCAGAAACTTGAAGTCTCTGATAGTCGAGAAATGTCGACAACTCTCTAAAGTTATAGACTCCAATTTGTTGATGGTGCTGCAGAGTTTGGAATTATTAAGAATTGTCGAACGTGGGCATGTTGGTATCCTCCCTCAGCTGAGTAAGATCAAGTTACGTGGTTTGTCGAAACTGAATTGCATCTGGAGCAAGTGTCCTCAAGGAGTAGCGGCGTTCCAAAACTTAGCGTCGTTGAAG GGGATGGAGGCAATCGTAATGGACGAAGATCATGGGAATATGGAAAGTGTGTTGTCATGCAATATAAAAGAATTCCCATCGTTGAAGGTCTTGGGGATATCCTATTGCCGCAAACTGAAGGAATTCTATTCGATTAAAGGGGTCAGTCGTCGTAATGGAGTCGCTGAATTCAGCAACCCAACCTTCAGATTCCCTTTGTGTTGTGGGGAGACAGAGAAAGATCATCACCAGGTGGCTGTCAATTCAACGAAGACAGTCTTCTTCAATCGAATG GTTCTCCTCCCGAGGTTGATGGAGATGACGCTCCAGGCCGTAGGAGATTTCGAGAAGATATGGGACAATAATGAACTCCCCGAAACTGAAACATCATCTAATTTCGGCGAACTGGAGACCGTCAGAGTTGATGGATGCAATAAGCTTCGTACAGTCTTTCCTTTAATTTCAACAGAGAAGAGGTGGCAGAATCTTAAAAAAGTTGATATACGTTTCTGTGATTTTTTGGTATCTGTATTTGAAGTTGATGGCAATGGGCAGGAGTACTCAGATAAGAAAGTGAAGTGCACAACAGCAATAATGCTCTTTGAATTGCAAAAATTGAATTTGGCTGTGCTGCCGAAGCTAAAATGCGTTGTCTTCGATGAGAAGGTGTCCAAAACCAAAACTGTGGTGGGTTTTCCGAATCTCACAGAACTCACTGTGTGGGAGTGCGAGTGTTTAACAGATCTCATCCCACTCACAACAGTCACAACTCTTCTGAAACTGGAGACACTGCGAATACTCGGGCCTGTCGGCATGCGGGAGGTTGTTTCCCAAGGGGACGGCGAAGCAGACCAGATGGATAAAATCATCATTCCCCGTTTGCGGTCATTGCGACTTTCTTCTCTTGAAAGCCTGGAGTGTTTCTTCTGTGGTAGTTCTCCTCTATTTCTATTTCCCTCCTTGAAAGATCTAGTAATAACTGGTTGTTATAAGATGAAGGGTTTCATTTCTGAGCCTCCAAATGGGAGACCTCAACTTCAAGATGGTGATGCTGCCTCCCAAAGACTTTTCAATGAGAAG CTCTTTCTTCCAAATTTGGAGGAATTACAGATTAGCGGCATCAAATTGAGAGCTCTATGGAAGAATCAACTTTTTCCGGGGGCCTTCTGCAAATTAAAACTTCTTAAGGTGGAGGGATGCACTAAGCTCCTCAGCATTGTTCCATCTTTTATGCGGAAGAGGCTGCGAAACCTGGAGTACCTCAAAGTAGATGATTGCTCTTCATCAGAGTGTATATATGAGGGCTTGGATGCTGGAGATAGCAGCACATCAGCCGGGATGAACAGTCGGACATACCCCGAAGATGAAGAGTGTATGGAGAAACTCCAAGAACTACATGTATTTAATTGTCCGCAGATACGATATCTAATCGGGAGCAGAGATGGAAAGTGCAGACATGCAGCTCCCAGAATCGTAGTACTTCCCAGGTTAACAACTCTTGAACTTGAGAAATTGCCAGCACTTTGTAAGTTTTGGCAGGGGAGCTCATACACTTTAGAGTTGCCATCCTTGAATAAGTTGTCTGTCAGAGAGTGTGGAGGTCTAGAGGAGGCCGTGAGTGATGCTGTAGATATACTACAACAAGATTTAGACGACCAAATTGATATCACGATTCAGCAAAAGAGACTGCCTTTCTGGGTTGAAATAACG GCTGCAATTCCCGACTTGCTAATTCTGGAGTCTACGGATTGGAACAATGAGCTGATAGAGCACATATTGAGTATTCGTCAATCTCATCCTGAAGGTTTGCATGGACTACGAATTCTGGCGGTGGAAAGATTTGTTGTCGGATCTGCTATATATGCATCAAGTCTCCTCTTTAAACTGAGGAAACTTGAGGAGCTCGAACTTGTTGATGCTTCGCTGGAAGTTCTATTCCCATGTGAAGTTGCTCCTTCAGCTCTTATTAATAAGGACAGCTCTGGGAATGTTGTTGCCGCACCGCTAAGGAGATTGAAGCTGGTCCGATGTCCCGAGCTATTCAATATTTGGAAGGGAGACAGAGTTACTTTCTCAAAACATTTAGAAATCCTTCAAGTGTGTGAATGTGCCAAATTGATCAGTTTACTGCCACCCTCGACAACTTTTCAGAATTTGACATCTTTAAGGGTATTAAAATGCCATCGGTTGAAAGCTCTCTTGACAGTTTCAACAGTGAAGAGTCTCCCGCAGCTTGCAGAAATGAGTGTAGTAGAATGCGATGCCTTGACAGAAATAGTGGCTTGTGGTGAATCTGGCGATAGTGGTGGACAAGAGGAGATTGCTTTTAGTCGACTAGAAGTACTGAAGCTTGACTACTTGATGAATATTAAGCACTTCTGTTCAGGAAGCCATGCACTCAGACTCCCATCGTTGACAGAGTTAACCATGGTGGGATGTCCCGTGATAAAAATCTTCTGTCAAGGTGATATAAGCACGCCGAAGTTACAGGACATAGTACGTTGGAATAGCGCCAGAGGATCAGGATACAGTTACAAACTGTACAGTGACCTTAACACAACTATGAAAGAGTCGTTCTATGAAAAGACACAACTCTCCTCGATTCATTCATTAAAGATCTCTGAGTCCATCGAGTGGAAAGAGATATGGCTTTGCAGTGGTCTTCCTTCTGGGAGCATCGAATTCTTGAGATCACTTACTATAGAGGATTGTGGGTTTTTGACGGTAGCAGCTGTTCCAACTGATAAGTCTCTCCAATTAATTTGGCTTCAGAAATTGGAGATAAGAAACTGCGGTGCAGTAGAAGAAGTGTTTGAGCCTCTGAGGACAGATGATGCACAGGCACGTTTCTACTGGTTGGAGGAGCTTCACTTGAGAGATCTTCCGATGTTGAAGCTTATCTTCCCCAAAGGTTTCCACAGAACTTGCAGCTTCATGGAACTTCACATTCTTCAAGTTCACAATTGCAGCTGCCTGTTAAACATACTGACGCCCAATATGGTGCGGTATCTTGCAAGCCTTCTCAAAATTGAAATCAAGGACTGTACGATGCTGGAGGAAATCATCATTAAAGAGAAGGAAGATGAGGAAATTCTGGGAAGTATAATTAGGTTTTCTAATGAAAATTCTGGGTTACAAAATTTAGTCCTTGACGGTTTGGCGGCATTGAAGAGCTTCTACCCTGGTGATTACCGTCTAGAATTCCCATACCTAGTAAAGATGACCATCAAGAACTGCCCCGAAATGGTTAGATTCGCACACCCAACTGCTTCAATTAGAGAGGATGATGTAGCAAGCAGCACAAGGGACGTTATTGATCAGCAAATTACCTCCCAGCCTGCATTCTTCAGCGAg GTTTCCTTCCCCGACTTGAGAACACTCACGCTCTCTCAGATGGATAAATTGTTTGCAATATGGCGGCATGATAAACTCTCTTGGAAGTCGTTTAGGGAATTGAGGGAAATCGAGGTGGAACGCTGCTGCTCCTTGAGATATGTGGTAACTCCCATTCTGGTGCGATATCTTCCAGAGCTagaaagaattaaaattaaggaCAGTGAAATGCTGGAAGCAATTATCGGCAAAGAGAACGAAGAGGAGGGAGGTGCAGATTATCTTATCAAACTTCCCAAGTTAAACTATATACTTATGGACTCCTTGCTGAAACTGTTGAGTTTCTATCCGGGTGATTCCCTTCTAGAATGCCCATCCTTGAAAGGCATGATAATAAAAAACTGCCCTCAGATGAGGGCATTCACTTGTCCAGTGCTGATGTATGCTGAAGGATGCAGAGATCAACTCGGTGAAGGTGACATCAAAATTCCAACTCAGCCATTTTTCAGTGAGAAG GTTTTTTTCCCTGAGTTAAAGCAACTCACGCTTTCTCGGTTGGACAATTTGAGCACTATATGGCATAATGAATTCTACGAGGACTCATTTTGTCAGCTGGAGGAAATCCTTGTCTTTCAGTGTGGAATGCTACTGAAAGTGTTTCAACCCATAACTGCCCAAAGATTCATGTGCCTGGAGACGCTAACTGTAGCTGAATGTGATTCACTAGAAGTAGTATTCGATCTCGTGGGGCTAGCTGCCATGGTACATAATGATGATGAAATTCATGAAGACAAGGAACAAGGTGAAGCCTCAAGAGTTGCATCATTGGGAAAACTGGAGATATCACGACTGCCAAAGCTAAGGAGTTTGTGGAATGTTGACAAAGAAGGGATTGTAAGCTTTGAAAACCTGAAGGAGGCACATGTGCGTGAATGCCCGAAACTCGTAAATCTTTTTCCAGCCTCTATAGCCAGAGGTTTTACGAGACTTGAGAGCCTGAATATAGAAGAATGTGGTTTAGAATGGGTTGTTGCCAAAGGAGAAGAAGCAATTGGAAGGTTCGTGTTCGAGGAGGCTGCCTTCTTGAAGCTTTGGAAGTTACCAAAGCTTGAGGGTTTCTATCCCCGAGAACATACTTCTGAATGGCCTATGCTAAAACAGTTGGTGGTGCATGGCTGCAACAAAGTAGAAGCATTTGCTTCAGGATATGGGAGCCTTCATCAGACTAGTGCGGAAGGTCGTGAGGTCGCAGCCAAGCCACCGCTCTTCTTAGTTGACAAG GATGCGTTCCCCAATTTACTTAGCTTGAGCATTGAAGCCGTGGAAGAAATATGGCCTCACCAGTTCAGCGGGGAAATTTTTCCCAAGTTAAAGAATTTGAAGATAAACAACTCAAAGGATTTGGCAGCCGATCTCCCCGCTCGATTCCTGCATGGATTACAGAATTTGGGTAAACTTGTCCTGAGCAAATGTCATTTCAAAGATATTGAGTCGCATGAAGGATCTCCTGTCAAAGGTATAACAGGGCAGCTCGTGAACCAAGTCCCAAATAATGGTGCTCTTCCACATTTGGGAGTCCTTCAAGTATCAGAGTGTTCAGGCTTAACAAACTTGGATCAATTGCCACTGTCGTTCCAAAGCTTGACAATTCTGAAAGTATCGGCTTGTAATGAATTGCTATGTCTAATGGCATCCGCAACGGCAAAAAGCCTCATCCGACTTACTCATATGACTATAGAAAATTGCAGAGTTATGGAGGAGGTGGTTGCAAATGAAGGTTATGTGGTAGCAAATGATGAGATTACTTTTGGGCAGTTACAGAAGTTGACTTTAAGCTCATTATCAGAGCTCGCCAGCTTCTCCAGAGGAAATTTCAATGTCAAATTCCCGTCCCTTTGGCAAGTGTCTCTGAGTGAATGCCCCAAAATGGACCTTTTCTTCCATGGAACCTTAAGCACGCCTATGTTAGCTATAGTTCAGATATCAGGGAAAGCCATCTTTATTCACGATCACAACCTCAATGCAGCAATGCTGGAAAGATCTCAAGCAACA TGCGGTCAACTTGAAAAACTGAGCGAGGTGGAGCAACATCACG AGAATTCTTGGGCAGGCACATTATCAGACAGTGAATTGTCTTATTTAATATAG